A window from Drosophila subobscura isolate 14011-0131.10 chromosome O, UCBerk_Dsub_1.0, whole genome shotgun sequence encodes these proteins:
- the LOC117896568 gene encoding glucose transporter type 3: MVLGWSGQKEAGTQPSSKRNTLEAEPATSQAAETPSDDSPPPVEPNIKPILTSVPSRISDLTMGEDNTGQCLATVIGNIGTFCFGIAIGWSAPAKALVMHNDAYSFTPSKQEWTWVCALLTLGAATWSIPMGLLMKSQGCKRVMILQLVPIGLGWSMLIFAQSVNMLYVGRFMQGMCGGALCVVVPVYTVEISHIRHRGALVSVFHGAFMLGVIYSYAISPFLDLWVINIVNVGLLLLCLLQFLIPESPSYYCSRGNYSQADKCLRWLRGKKYDTRKAMRQLTIEGTRSEIALQQNIMLGFKRKKTRRSLCRASALTIMQTLSGSTVFIFYSINILLSLHLNYECSAALAVADVCGFLVCFMLVDVAGRRPLLIITSLVTFVCTIYTGICFQLQLITDHENSVSWASLVSMSLCSLAYTAGLGPLTWLINVELFVTPMRPLGCSLSATFNWLTAFAVVMWYGSGPEYRLAKPGVFFLMATVSLLVCIYGIIFLPETKGLTTHRIQQKLGGFMNQRNVPSIDSSSDESDY; the protein is encoded by the coding sequence ATGGTGCTTGGGTGGTCTGGCCAGAAGGAAGCTGGAACACAGCCTTCGTCGAAGAGAAACACCCTTGAAGCAGAGCCTGCAACGTCTCAGGCAGCAGAGACTCCGTCAGATGACTCGCCACCTCCAGTTGAGCCCAACATCAAACCAATTTTAACCTCCGTGCCATCTAGGATCAGTGATCTTACCATGGGCGAAGACAATACGGGTCAGTGTCTGGCAACGGTGATTGGCAACATTGGAACATTTTGCTTTGGCATCGCCATTGGCTGGTCGGCACCGGCCAAGGCGCTGGTTATGCACAACGACGCGTACAGCTTCACGCCCTCGAAGCAGGAGTGGACGTGGGTGTGCGCCCTGCTGACCCTTGGAGCGGCAACCTGGAGCATTCCGATGGGCCTGTTGATGAAGAGTCAGGGCTGCAAGAGGGTCATGATCCTGCAGCTGGTGCCCATCGGGCTGGGCTGGAGCATGCTGATATTCGCCCAGAGTGTGAACATGCTCTACGTGGGACGCTTTATGCAGGGAATGTGCGGTGGTGCGCTCTGCGTGGTGGTGCCCGTCTACACCGTCGAGATCAGCCACATCCGCCACCGTGGGGCGCTGGTCTCTGTCTTCCACGGCGCCTTCATGCTGGGCGTGATCTACAGCTACGCCATAAGCCCGTTCCTGGACCTGTGGGTCATCAACATCGTCAAcgtggggctgctgctcctctgcctgctgcagttCCTCATCCCCGAGTCACCCTCCTACTACTGCTCGCGCGGTAACTACTCCCAGGCCGATAAGTGCCTGCGCTGGCTGCGTGGCAAGAAGTACGACACCCGCAAAGCGATGCGACAGCTGACGATCGAGGGAACGAGAAGCGAAATTGCACTCCAGCAGAACATTATGCTGGGATTCAAGCGCAAAAAGACGAGGCGCAGCCTTTGCCGGGCATCGGCTCTGACCATCATGCAGACCCTGAGCGGCTCCACGGTCTTCATCTTCTACTCGATCAACATCCTGCTCAGCTTGCACTTGAACTACGAGTGCTCTGCTGCCCTAGCGGTGGCCGATGTTTGCGGCTTTCTTGTCTGCTTCATGCTGGTGGACGTGGCCGGGCGCAGGCCACTCTTGATCATCACCTCGCTCGTGACCTTCGTCTGCACCATATACACGGGGATCTgcttccagctgcagctgataaCCGACCATGAGAACAGCGTCTCGTGGGCCTCCCTGGTTTCCATGTCCTTGTGCTCGCTCGCCTACACCGCAGGCCTTGGCCCGCTGACTTGGCTGATCAATGTGGAGCTCTTCGTGACGCCAATGCGGCCTCTGGGTTGCTCCCTCAGTGCCACCTTCAACTGGCTGACCGCATTCGCTGTGGTCATGTGGTACGGATCTGGCCCTGAGTACCGGCTCGCCAAGCCGGGCGTCTTCTTTCTGATGGCCACCGTCTCGCTGCTCGTCTGCATTTACGGTATCATATTTTTGCCCGAAACCAAGGGGCTGACGACCCACAGGATCCAGCAGAAGCTTGGGGGCTTTATGAACCAGAGGAACGTGCCATCCATCGATTCCAGCAGCGACGAGTCTGACTATTGA